In Mustela nigripes isolate SB6536 chromosome 2, MUSNIG.SB6536, whole genome shotgun sequence, a single window of DNA contains:
- the C2H3orf33 gene encoding protein C3orf33 homolog isoform X3, producing MAVAGTLLLLRSVRMTSKFTSSSDIPVEFIRKNVKLRGRLRRITENGLEIEHIPITLPIISSWKKEPCGVLLVKLAGVELTETGKVWLQKELKPSQLLWFQLLGKENSVLFCYLLVNKGRYFSVSLNEEILRRGLGKTVLVKGLDYDSKIYWTIHRNLLKAELTAVKKREGIWKEESEESYLEKFKGSWREIWKKDSYLKKIGADFNLKKESYYEKFRRTYETWKDNINNYSFILKFRELMNRIHFRRKG from the exons ACATCAAAATTTACAAGTTCTTCAGATATTCCAGTAGAATTTATACGGAAGAATGTTAAACTACGTGGACGATTACGCCGAATAACTGAGAATGGCTTAGAAATTGAGCATATTCCTATTACTTTACCTATCATATCTTCCTGGAAAA AAGAGCCCTGTGGTGTCCTGCTGGTTAAATTGGCAGGAGTAGAACTCACTGAAACTGGGAAGGTGTGGTTACAAAAAGAGTTAAAACCTTCCCAGTTGCTATGGTTTCAACTTCTTGGAAAGGAGAATTCAGTGCTCTTTTGTTATCTTCTAGTGAATAAG gGTAGGTATTTTAGTGTGAGTCTGAATGAAGAAATTTTGAGAAGAGGCCTTGGCAAAACTGTTCTTGTTAAAGGGCTAGACTATGATTCTAAAATCTATTGGACAATTCACAGAAACTTACTTAAAGCTGAATTAACAGCcgtaaaaaaaagagaaggaatatgGAAGGAAGAATCTGAAGAAAGTTATTTGGAAAAATTCAAAGGCTCCTGgagagaaatatggaaaaaagacagttatttaaaaaaaattggagcagatttcaatttgaaaaaagaaagttattatgAGAAATTTAGAAGGACTTATGAAACATGGAAAGACAACATAAATAACTACTCTTTTATATTGAAGTTCAGAGAACTTATGAATCGCATACACTTTCGTAGAAAAGGGTGA